Genomic segment of Microbacterium hydrocarbonoxydans:
ATCAAGGCCTATCGTCACGCCGACGGCTCGATCCACACGTTCCGTCCCGACCGCAACGCCGCACGACTCCAGGCCAGCGCCCGTCGACTGGCCCTGCCCGAACTGCCGACCGAGTACTTCATCCAGTCGCTGCGCGAGATCATCGCGGTCGACGGGCGTTGGGTCCCCTCTGGCGCCGACCAGAGCCTGTACCTGCGTCCGTTCATGTTCGCCAAGGAGGCATTCCTCGGTGTGCGTGCGGCTCAGAAGGTCGCGTACTACGTCATCGCGAGCCCGGCCGGAGCATACTTCACAGGGGGAGTGAAGCCCGTGCGCATCTGGCTCTCGGAGGACTACGCACGTGCCGGCAAGGGTGGCACGGGCAAGGCGAAGACCGGCGGCAACTATGCGTCGAGCCTGCTCGCCCAGAGCGAGGCCAGCGCCAAGGGCTGTGACCAGGTCGTGTTCCTCAACGAGGAACGCAACGTCGAAGAGCTCGGCGGCATGAACGTCGTGTTCGTGTTCAAGGACGGCCGCGTCGTCACGCCGGAGTCCGACAGCATCCTCGAGGGAATCACCCGCGACTCGCTGCTGCAGCTCGCCGAGGACCGCGGGTACACGGTCGAGAAGCGACCGATCTCGATCGACGAGTGGCGCGAGGGTGTCGCCTCGGGCGACATCGTCGAGGTGTTCGCCTGCGGCACCGCCGCCGTCGTGACGCCGATCGGCGCATTGGTGGGCGAGGGCTTCGACGAACCGCAGCCGCTCGGCGAACTCGCCCTGTCGCTGCGCGAAGAGCTCACCGACATCCAGTACGGACGACGCGACGACAGGCACGGCTGGCTCCTGCGCCTCGACGCCTGAGCGTCAGCGTTCTCGAGACCCCGTTGTGCTCCCGCGCAGCGGGGTCTCTTCGTGCAGTGCGCTGGCTAGGCTGGTGGCATGAAGATCGCCCGATTCAGCCATGACGACGCCATCCTCTTCGGGATCGTCGATGACACCGACCTCGTCGTCCTCTCGGGCGATCCGCTCTTCGCGGGGTATGAGCCCACGGGCGACCGGGTGCCGATCGCCGACGCGGTGATCCTGGCGCCGGTGATCCCTCGGTCGAAGATCGTCTGCGTCGGCAAGAACTATCACGATCACGCCGCCGAGATGGGGGGAGTGGCTCCCGAGGAGCCGCTGCTGTTCCTCAAGCCCAACACCGCCGTCATCGGCCCGGGCGACGCGATCGTGCGTCCGTCCATCTCGGAGCAGACCGAGTACGAGGGCGAACTCGCCGTCGTGATCGGGAGGGTGGCGAAGAACGTGAAGGCCGCAGATGCCCTCGATCATGTGCTCGGCTACACGATCGCCAACGATGTGACCGCGCGTGACCTGCAGCGCAGAGACGGCCAGTGGGCCCGGGCGAAGGGGTTCGACACCTTCTGCCCTCTGGGCCCGACCATCAGCACGGACTTCGACTCCTCGGTCGCGACGATCGAGACCCGTGTGAACGGCGAGGTGCGGCAGAAGGCCCCGCTGACCGACATGATCCACTCGGTCGAGGCGATCATCGAGCACGCCTCGGCGGCTTTCACGCTGCTGCCCGGCGATGTCATCCTGACAGGCACACCGGCGGGCGTCGGCGAGTTCGTCGCCGGAGACACGGTCGAGGTCGAGATCACCGGTCTGGGCATTCTGCGCAACACCGTGCGCGACGCCGTGCGCGCGTCATGACCGTCGTCGCCCTCACGGCGGCTCAGCAGGCGGCCGTGCAGCGGCGAACCGTGCTGGTTCTCTCCACGGGTCAGGTGCTGGGCGGCATCGCCTTCGGGGCGACCGTGTCGCTCGGTGCTCTGCTCGCGGCAGATCTGTCGGGCAGCGACGCGCTCTCGGGGCTGGCGACGGCCTCGGTCACGCTCGGCGCTGCGCTGTGCGCGATACCGCTGGCACGCCTCGCTGCGCGGCTCGGCCGACGCCGCGCACTCACACTCGGCAACCTGTTCGCGCTCGTCGGCATCGCCGTCGTGATCCTCGCGGCATCTCTGCGGGTGTTCCCTCTGCTCCTGGTCGGGATCCTGATGATCGGCGCGGGGAACGCGGGCAACCTGCAGTCCCGGTTCGCCGCCACCGATCTCGCGGCACCGCAGCATCGCGGTCGCGATCTCTCGATCGTCGTGTGGGCGACGACGATCGGAGGCGTCGCGGGCCCGTTGCTGCTGGGTCCCGGTGAGATCGTCGGTGCGGCCATCGGAATGCCGCCGCAGACCGGGTCCTACGTCTTCTCCTTCGTCGCCCAGTGCGCGGCTCTCGTGCTCTATCTGGTCGCACTGCGCCCTGATCCGCTGCTCGCGGCGCAAGGGCTCGCCAGAGCGGCCGCCGCCGCGACCGGCCAGGTGTTCGCGGATCGTCCCGTCGTCGCCCGGTATGCCATCTTCGCTGTGGCCGGATCCCACGTGGTGATGGCGTCAGTCATGGCCATGACTCCCGTGCACCTCGCCCATATGGCGCACGGGGACCATGGAATGGCCGCCACGCCCGCCGACGTCTCGGCACTCGTGGGAATCACGATCGCGCTGCACGTCGGTGGCATGTACGCGCTGTCTCCGCTGTTCGGAATCCTCGCGGACCGCTGGGGTCGATTGCGCGTCGTGCTGCTCGGGCAGCTGCTGTTGGGGGGCGCACTCGCTTTCGCCGTGTTCGTCAACGATCAGGAGTGGGGCGTGATGGTGGCGCTCATCCTGCTCGGCCTGGGCTGGAGTGCGGCGACAGTCGCAGGGGCGGCTCTGCTGACCGAGTCGAGTGCTCCCGATCTCCGCACCCGTCGACAGGGGCGCAGCGACTCGCTGATGAGCCTGTCGGCCGCCGCGGGTGCCGTGCTGGCCGGCGTGATCCTGTCGAACTTCCAGTACGCCGGACTCGGGATCGCCGCGTCGGTCCTGGTGATCGCGATCGTGGCGCTCTCGCCTCTCGGAGTGGCGAAGAGGTGAGGTCACCGAGGGTGTCGGGTCGACGCGTCCGTCGCGGTCGACGCGACACCCACGGCTGGCAGTCGATCAGGTGTACCAGGTCGGCTCCGGCACGTCGTTGAGCAGTACGTACGCCCCCACTTCGCGCTTCTTGTAGGGGATCGGATCGTGCAGGCTATGTGTTCTCAGATTGCGCCAGAAGATGTCGAGGCCCACAGAGCTCGCTGATGCGCGGGCACCCGTGAGCTCGAACACCGTGGTGGCGATCTGCAGGCCGTCGTCGACGATCCGCAGTTTGCCCGCAGCGATCCGCACGGCGATCTCTCCTCGTCTGCGCGCGGACAGCTCTTCTCGGGGCGCATGCAGTACGGCGCTGATCTCTGCGCCGGCGGCGTCGAGCAGGGCCTCATCGGCCCACAGCTTCGACGCCAGCTCGCCGTAGCCCTCGAGCACGTACCACTCGTCCGTGGCCCGCTCCTTGTCATCGCCGCCGTAGGGCCAGGCCCGGGTCGTGGTCCGCGTGTAGGCGGATGCCGTCTCCAGAGCTCCCTGAGCGATGCCGAGGTAGAAGTTGGCGAACACGAGCTGGATGGTCGGAACGTTCAGCGTGTTGTAGACCAGGGGAGTGAACTCCCGGTCGACGAATCCGGCGGCCGATGCCCAGGGCACGCGCACGTCGCGGATCTCGACGGATCCGGACTCGGTGAGGCGCTGGCCGAGACTGTCCCAGTCGTCTCCGAAGACGATGCCCTCCTGCGCGGTGGGGACGATCGCGAAGATGTGGGTGTCTGTGCCCTCGAGGACTCCTTCGAGCACGGTGAGGTCTGAGATCTGGCCACCCGTCGAGAACGATTTGCGGCCGGAGAAGACGAGGTCGTCACCGTCTTCCCTGATCGTCAGATCGGAGTCGCGCGGGTTGACGGCGCCTCCGAACAGCAAGTCGTTCGACGTGTAGAGCTCTTCGACGGCGGTGATCTGGTCGTCAGTCGCGACGAGTCGGGCCGCCCACGCCCAGAGGTAGTGGTACCCGAGCACCTGCCCGATGGATCCGTCGCCGCGGGCGACGGTGCGGATGACCTTGTATGCGGTCTCCCATGTCTCTCCGCCGCCCCCGTGGGCGGTCGGGCCGAGCAGCGTGACCAACCCCGAGTCCTTGAGCAGCTGCACCTCGGCATGGGGCGTCGCGTTGGCGCGGTCACGCTCGACGGCGTCGACGGCGAGGATGTCGGCGACCTGCTGGGCTCTGTCGAGCCACTCGGCGCTGGTCTGAGGACGGTCGGCGCCGAGCCATCGATCGTCGAGTCCTGTCGCGGTCGTATCCGTGAGTGTCATGTTCGTGCCTTCCGTTCGTGCGAGTCCGTCGGTGTGAGGATTGCCGCAACGATAGGAGCTGGTCGGCGTGGCGCCCTCTGTTGTTACCCGGGGTGAGCATCCGTTACCCGCTGTGACCGCACCGCGACGCGCAGCGACGTCGACACGGTGCCGATGGGGCGCGAGCGTGGCACAACTAGAATCGAAGGGCTATGGCTACTCCTCACCCCCTCACCACGACCGCCAGCGGTGCCGACGTCCGCGTCCGCTTCTGCCCGTCGCCCACCGGTCTTCCGCATGTCGGCATGGTCCGCACCGCGCTCTTCAACTGGGCCTATGCCCGCCATACGGGAGGGAAGATGGTGTTCCGTATCGAGGACACCGATGCCGCCCGCGACAGCGAGGAGAGCTTCCGTCAGCTGGTCGACGCACTCACCTGGCTCAAGATCGACTGGGATGAGGGGGTCGAGGTCGGTGGCCCGCACGCTCCGTATCGGCAGTCGGAGCGCCACGAGATCTATCGCGGCGTGATCGACACGCTTCTCGCCTCCGGGGCTCTGTACGAGAGCTACTCGACCGCGGAGGAGATCGATGCCCGCAACGAGGCCGCCGGGCGCGCGAAGCAGCTCGGATACGACAACTTCGACCGGGATCTCACCGACGAGCAGAAGGCGGCGTTCCGCGCGGAGGGCCGTCAGCCCGCCCTGCGCCTCCGGGCGCCCGACGAGGATCTCACGTACGTCGATCTCATCCGCGGAGAGGTGACCTTCCCCGCCGGATCCTTCCCCGACTTCGTCGTCGTGCGTCCCAATGGGATCCCGCTGTACACCTTCGTGAACCCGGTCGACGATGCGCTGATGGGAATCACGCACGTGCTGCGCGGCGAGGACCTGATGCCGTCGACCGCGCGTCAGCTCGCTCTGTACGCGGCGTTGATCGATGCCGGGGTCACGGACTTCGTTCCCCGCTTCGCGCACATGCCGCTCGTGCTCGGCGAGACCGGCAACAAGAAGCTCTCGAAGCGCGACCCGCAGGCAGACCTGTTCCTGCACCGCGATCGTGGGTTCATCCACGAAGGCCTGTTGAACTACCTCGCGCTCCTCGGGTGGTCGATCGGCCCCGATCGAGACGTGTTCTCGCTCGACGAGTTCACCGAGGCGTTCGACATCGTGAACGTGAACCCGAACCCGGCACGATTCGACCAGAAGAAGGCCGAGTCGATCAACGGCGACCACATCCGCAAGCTCGGCGAGAAGGACTTCGCCGAACGCACGGTGCCGTATCTCGCCGCGGCAGGTCTGTTCCAGGAGCCTACGCACGAACAGCTCGTGATGGCCTTCCGCGTGGCGCCGCTCGTGCAGGAGCGCGTGCAGTTGTTGGGGGAGGTGCCCGCAATGGTGGGGTTCCTCTTCACCGACGACATCTCGTACGACGCCGACGCGCTCAAGGGTCTGCCGGCGAACGCCGCCGAGGTGCTCGACGCGTGTGTCGCTGCTCTCGAGCCGGTGTCGGAGTTCACGCCTGAGAAGATCCAGGATGCTCTCTCCGCTGCTCTGGTCGACACGCTCGAGCTGAAGCCGCGTGTCGCCTTCGGACCGCCACGTGTGGCGATCACCGGACGTCGCATCTCTCCGCCGCTGTTCGAGTCGATGGAACTGCTCGGCAAGGACGAGTCGTTGCGGCGACTTCGTGCACTGTCAGAGGTCCTCGCGAACTGAGTCGTCAGAGAGAGGGAGGGCATCCGGTGGGTGCCCTCCCTCTTTCTGTCGGGTGGTGCCGACGCCGTGGTCGCGAGCCTTCCAGTGGGCGACGCGCCCGGACGGCGACGGGCGTTTTGGCAATACGGTCAAGGCTCGGGTAAGCTTGACTCTCGGTGCGAGGCTCCGGTTTCGCCCTTGGGGTATGGTGTAATTGGCAACACGGCGGTTTCTGGTTCCGTTGTTCTTGGTTCGAGTCCAGGTACCCCAGCAAGATGAAGCCCGCGGATTTCCGCGGGCTTTCTTGCGTTCCGGAGGTCTCCATGCACGATCGGAGGTCCGCCATGCCGCGATTCCTCGATCAGCGAGGTATCGGAGACTGCGATGAAGGAGTCGAGTGAGATGGACAGTTCGAACGGGTGGCGGCCTCTGATCGCGATCCTCGCGAATGCCGAGACGCGGCGAGTCGCTGCAGAGCTGATGCTCGGAGGCACGCTGGATGCCGCAACTGCGAGTCTGTCGCCATCACGACGTCGGCGCGTCACCGAGGCCATGGTGCGCAGCGGTCTCATCGATGCGGATACGCGCGAGTTCGCTCCCGATGTCTTTCGAGAGATCATCGAGTCGGCGGCCGTTCCCCGGCAACAGGGACGAGAACGGTTTCTGGACGGCACTCGGATTCGCCAGTACCCCGCGAACCTCGACGAACGGGGCGAGCTCCTCGCCTGGGTGGCACGAGGCGCTTTCGCAGACGGGGAGGTACTCACCGAAGGCGAGGTCAACGACAGACTCCTCGACTACTCCGCCGATGTCGCGGTGCTTCGCCGATATCTCGTGGACTATCAGCTCGTCGAGCGCACTGCCGACGGGACCGAGTATGCGCTGACAGGCAGCGACCCTGTCCGCGCGACCGAGTGATGCGGGCTGCATAGCAGGTGAGTCCGCCGGCACGCCATGCCCTTCTCCGATTCGCGTGAACCCCGCATGCTCATGCTCGGACGCTCCGCACTCGAGGGGAGCGCCGGAGAGAGACAGCGATGGCACTGAGACGAGTGGTTCCGGGTGAAGAGCCGGGAATTCGCCGCATCCGGTCGGGCTCGGGGTTCCGGTATGTCGATGCAGCGGACCAGCCCGTCGCGGAAGCCGACCGCGAGCGGATCCGAGATCTCGTCATCCCGCCGGCGTGGAAGGACGTGTGGATCGCCGCCGATCCGCTCGCGCACATCCAGGCGGTCGGGACGGATGACGCCGGACGTCGACAGTATCTCTACCACCCGCTCTGGCGTGCCGGCCGTGACCAGCGGAAGTTCGCGAGGGCGCTTCGGCTGGCAGCGGCACTGCCGTCCGCAAGAGCCCAGGTCACCCGCGCGATCAACCAGGAGGGACTCACCCGGGAGCGCGCCCTGGCGGTCGCATTCCGACTGCTCGATGATGCCGCTCTGCGCATCGGCTCCGAGCGGTACCTCGTCAAGAACGGGAGCCGAGGGCTCAGCACGCTGCGTCGGCACGACGTGCGCATCGACGGCAGCACCGTCTCATTGAGCTTTCCTGCAAAGAGCCGTCAGCTCGCATCCATCGAGATCAGCGATGCTCCGCTCGCCGAGGCGCTCTCCGAGTTCGCCGTCGGGTCTCCCCGAGCGCCGCTGCTGGCCTACCGGAAGGGCAGACGGCGGGTTCGCCTCAGCTCGGGAGAGGTGAACGGCTATCTCAAGAAGGTCACGGGTTCGGCCTTCACGGCGAAGGACTTCCGCACTCTTCACGGCACGATCCTCGCGGCGGATGCACTGGCGCGCATCGGTCGCCTCGAGACCAAGAACGAGCGGCGCCGGGCCGAGCGCCTCGCCGTGCAGGCGACGGCGTCGGCGCTCGGCAACACACTTGCTGTGGCGCGCGGCAGCTACATCGATCCGCGCGTGTTCCGGCAGTACGCGCGCGGTCGCACCCTCGACCTCACGGTCTCGCCGGAGACCGCGATCCGCAAGCTGCTGGGGCGCTGAGGGAATCAGTTCGCGCGAGGGTAGGTGTAGAAGCCCTCACCGGTGGCCACGCCGAGCTTGCCCTTGTCGATGTACTGCTCCTTGAGCAGATCGGCGAACCGCTGCTGCTTCTCGCCGCCCATGCGGGAGATGTTGTAGGCCGTGGTCAGGCCGACGATGTCATAGATCTCGAACGGCCCTGCGGGAGCGCCCGTGCCGATCCGCCAGGTCGCATCGATGGCCTCGGGGTCTGCGATGCCGTCGACGAGCAGCTGTGCTCCTGCTTCGAGGAAAGGCACGAGCAGCGAGTTCAGCAGGTACCCGGCCTTCTCCTTCTTGATCTGGATCGGCACCATGCCGATCTCAGAGGCGAAGTCGACGACCGACTCGTACACGGCGGGGTCGGTCGCCGGGGTCCCCATCACCTCCGCGGTGTTGTGCGACCAGATCTCGTTTGCGAAGTGCAGAGCGAGGAACCGGTCGGGGCGTCCCGTCGAGTCGGCGAGTGCGCTGGGCAGCAGGGTCGACGAATTCGTCGCGAAGATCGTCGAGGCGGGTGCGGCGCCCGAGAGTGTGCGGTAGATATCCTGCTTGAGCTCGAGGTTCTCGGGCACGGCCTCGATGATGAGGTCGGCGTCGCGCGCGGCATCCGAGAGGTCCGAGGTGAGTCGGATCCGGTCGATCGCTGCCAGGGCGCCGCCGTCGGCGGAGCCTTCGACGCCATCGGCGACATAGCGCTCGGCGAGAGCCTGGAAACGCTCCGAAGCCCGATCGAGTGCTGCCTGATCGATGTCGTATGCGACGACCGAGAAGCCGTGGAAGGCGGTCTGGAACGCGATCTGCGATCCGAGGACTCCGGTGCCGAGAACGGTGATGTTCTTCATTTCTCTTCTTCTTTCCTCAATGGCCTTGTGGGCCTGGTCAGGGTGCACCGTGGCCGCGGTCGAAGCGCTGCAGGTCATGCGCGAATCGCGAGACCTCCGCGTCGGACCAGTCGGCGAGGTGAGTGTCGATGACGTCGTGAAGGGCCGCGAGAGTGCCGCGGTAGGCCTCATCACCGGCAGGCGTGAGTTCGAGCGGCCGGCCGCGTCCCGCGGGCGACGCGGTCTCCTCCACCAACCCGAGCGTGATCAGCGCCGAGAGCTGACGTGACACGGTCGAGCGATTCAGCCGGAACATCTGCGCGATATCCGTCGAACGGATGCCCGGTGAGTCGGCGATCGCCATCACGATCGACTGCTCGGTGATCGAGAGGCGAGTCTCTCCGGCACGCGCATCGACGAGACCGCGCCGTGTGATGCCCACGAGTGAGCGCAGCACGGTGGCGCTGTCTTCGCGTCGTGCATTCGAGCCACCCGACTGTTGCATGATGCAACTCTACAGTCTCGTGTTGCAGTACACAACACGAGACATCGAGGCACAGATGACAGGATGGACGCATGGACACCGCCAACCTCACCCGCGAGGAGACCGCCGCGCGATCCGCGGCCCTCTCCGTGCGACGCATCCGCGTGGAGCTCGACCTGACCGGCGCCCCTGAGCGAGCGCGTACCGGCTTCTCGACGATCACGACTCTCGAGTTCAGCTCGACGACGGATTCGACATGGGTGGACTTCATCGGTGAGAGCGTCGATCGCGTCGTCGTGAACGATGTCGAACAGGATGTCGACTACGACGGGGCGCGGATCGCGATTCGCGACCTGGGGGAGTCCAACGTCGTCCGCATCGAGGCGGTCGGCGCATACAGCCGCTCCGGCGAGGGACTGCATCGCTTCCATGATCCCGCCGACGATCTCACGTATCTCTACACGCAGTACGAGCCGGCTGATTCGCGCCGGGTGATGGCGTGTTTCGAGCAGCCCGACCTCAAAGCCGCGTTCACGTTCGTCGTCGATGCCCCGGCCGGCTGGCAGGTCCTCTCGAACCAGGCTCCTGCGAAGGTCGACCTCGGAGTCGGAGTGCAACGCGTGGAGTTCGCTCCGACTCTCCCGATCTCGAGCTACATCACATCGGTGGCTGCGGGGCCGTACGCGCGTGTCGATGGCGCCTGGGAACGTGGCGATCAGCGCATCGCGCTGGGCCTCTACGCCCGACAGTCGCTCTCCCGGTACCTCGAAGCCGACGAAATCCTCGAGGTCACACGGCAGGGGCTCGACTTCTTCACGGATGCCTTCGCATACCCGTATCCGTGGGGCAAGTACGACCAGATCTTCGTGCCCGAGTACAACCTGGGAGCGATGGAGAACCCGGGACTCGTGACGTTCACCGAGGGTTACCTGTCTCGGGGAGCGGCGACCGATGCGCAGCGCGCCGCCCGCGCGAACACGATCCTGCACGAGATGGCGCACATGTGGTTCGGCGATCTGGTGACCATGAAGTGGTGGGACGATCTGTGGCTCAAAGAGTCGTTCGCCGACTACATGGGCGCCCACGCGTCGGCGGTGGCGACGCGATTCCACGACGCCTGGGTGAAGTTCGCGGCGAGTCGCAAAGCGTGGGCATATCAGCAGGACCAGCTGCCGACGACCCATCCGATCGTCGCTGACATCACCGACCTCGAGGCGGCGAAGCTGAACTTCGACGGGATCACCTATGCCAAGGGCGCGGCAGTGCTCAAGCAGCTCGTCGCGTTCGTCGGGGATGACGCGTTCTTCGAAGGCGCGCGCCGCTACTTCGCGGCCAACGCCTTCGGCAACACGACGCTCGAGGACTTCCTCGTCGAACTGAGCGCCGTGTCGGGACGGGACATGACCGGATGGTCGCGTGCCTGGTTGCGGACCACCGGCGTGTCGACGCTGTGGATCGAGCGCGACGGCGACGACGTGACGCTCGTGCAGAGCGACCCTCGCCCGCACCGACTTCGGATAGGGCTCTACGAGAGTGTCGACGGGCGGGTCGTGCGCACGCAGCAGATCGCCCTCGACATCTCGGAGGAGAGGACTGCAGTCGCCCTTCCGCACGCCGATCTCGTGCTCCTCAACGACGACGACCTCACGTATGCGAAGGTTCGCCTCGACGAGACGTCTCTCCGCACCGTCGAGCAGTCTCTGTCGTCGATCGAGGATCCGCTCGCCCGTGCCGTCGTCTGGTCCGCTCTGTGGAACGCCACGCGTGACGGCCGGCTCCCGGCCCGGCGCTACACCTCGATCGTCCGCTCTCACGCACCCGGGGAGAAGAACATCGGGCTGCTGGTCGGTGTTCTCGCCAATGCTGCATTCGCGATCCGGCACTACGTCGCCGATGAGGTTCGCGACGACGAACAGCGCACCTGGGTCGAAGCGACGTGGAGCGCGCTGCAGGACGCGGATGCCGGAAGCGACGCGCAGCTGTCGTGGGCACGCGCATTCGCGAGCGCCGCCGCGTTCGACGACTGTCGGCAGCACGAGACCCGCGGTCTTCTCGACGCCGAGGTGCCCGCGGGGCTGGTGGTCGATCCCGACCTTCGGTGGCAGCTGCTCACCGCCCTGGTCACCACCGGGCACGCCGATGCGTCGGAGATCTCCGAGGAGCAGGGGCGCGATGACACTGCAAGCGGCCGCACGGCTGCTCGACGAGCGTTCGCGTCTCGACCGGAGGCTCACGTGCGCGCGGCCGCGTGGGACGCGGCATGGAACGATCGCGGACTCAGCAACGATCACCTCGATGCCGAGATCGCCGGGATCCGCGCGGGCGGTCGACGCGATCTCATCGCCGGATTCGACGATGAGTACTTCGCGCGTATCGTCGACGCCTGGCGGTCGCGGAGCATCGAACTGGCGCAGCGGCTCGTGGTCGGGCTGTTCCCGGCGTCGAGCTCGCTCGATGCGGTCGATGCCTGGCTCTCCGACAACAGCTCCGCGCCGGCGGCATTGCGGCGCATCGTTGTCGAGCAGCGCGACCACCTCGCGCGCGATCTTCGAGTCCGCGACGCGCAGTAGTCAGCGTTCAGCGAGGGCGAGAGCGGTGCGCGAACCGAGCCTGCGAAACTCCGGTCGGTCGTCCATCTGGGTCAGGAAGACGATCGCGAGGTAGGCGGCCCACGCCCGAGCGCGGACCCAGGTGGCGTCGTCGTAGCGTGCACGAGTGGCGCGACGGAACGTCGTATGACCCGTTCCGTCGAACAGCAGCCATGCCGCGGCGAGATCGTAGGCGGGGTCGCCCGCGGTGACGTCGCCGAAGTCGATCAACGCGCAGAGCGCGCCATCGCGCACGATGACGTTGCCCGGATGGAGGTCGCCATGGATCCACACGCGCTCGCGCGTCGGCTCTGCGTCCACTCCGTCTCGCCACGCCTGGGCGATGATCGGCGACATGGCGACGGAGCGGACCCTCTCCGTCATGACGGCATCTCGTTCTCTCAGCGGAACTCCGCGCACGGGATTGCGCGGGGCGTCCTCGGGGGCCGTCCGGTGCAGGGCCGAGAGGGCCGCGGCGAGAGTCCTCGCCCAGCGGGTGTTCTCGCTGCGCTCGATTCCGAGCGCGTGCTCGCCCTCCACCCACGGAACGATCGACCAGGGCCAGGGGAAACTCTCAGAGGCGTGTCCCGCCAGCAACGGCATCGGAGTCCGTATGCCGATGGCGGCGAGTCGTGGTCCGATGTCGGGCAATGCACGCTGCTCGTGCTCCGCGAGCGGGAGTGAGGCATCGCGACGGGGGAGACGGAGCGCCAGATCGTCGCCGATCCGCCAGATCGCGTTGTCCCAGCCTGCGGCCACCAGACGCAGGGACAGCTCGGCGAGGTGCGGTGCCGATGTCCGCAGGAGAGTGCGGACCTGCGACTCGTCGAACGTGATCTCCGCGGCCGGTGAGTTCGCCATCAGGCGTCGAGCGACTCTCCGGGCTCCAGCACGAAGAACTCCCCGCCGTTCTGCTCGGTGGCCCATTGCAGCCGCTGGCGATGCATGCTCTTGCCTGCCACCGACAGCGTCATGTCATGAGTGCCGAACGCGCGCCGTGGCCGCACAGCCAGCACGTAATCCATCGCTTCGCCGATCTTCAGCCAGGGGGCACCGAGCGGCGCGGCGAGGATGTCGACGTCGACGCCCTCCGGGACGGCGTAGGAGTCGCCCGGGTAATAGAGGATCTCGTTCACCAGCACGCCCACGTTCTCGATCGTGGGGATCGATGAGTGGATCACCTCATGGGATCCTCCGAAGAAGCGGAGGGAGAAGCGGCCGACCTCCACCGCATCGCCGGGCGCGATGACCGTGATGTC
This window contains:
- a CDS encoding branched-chain amino acid aminotransferase encodes the protein MTTIDAETSVAPLEFAVTKNLTAATPARVAEVHEDPGFGVVFTDHMVDICWSAKGGWHRPRVQPYGPIPLDPAASVLHYAQEIFEGIKAYRHADGSIHTFRPDRNAARLQASARRLALPELPTEYFIQSLREIIAVDGRWVPSGADQSLYLRPFMFAKEAFLGVRAAQKVAYYVIASPAGAYFTGGVKPVRIWLSEDYARAGKGGTGKAKTGGNYASSLLAQSEASAKGCDQVVFLNEERNVEELGGMNVVFVFKDGRVVTPESDSILEGITRDSLLQLAEDRGYTVEKRPISIDEWREGVASGDIVEVFACGTAAVVTPIGALVGEGFDEPQPLGELALSLREELTDIQYGRRDDRHGWLLRLDA
- a CDS encoding fumarylacetoacetate hydrolase family protein, with the protein product MKIARFSHDDAILFGIVDDTDLVVLSGDPLFAGYEPTGDRVPIADAVILAPVIPRSKIVCVGKNYHDHAAEMGGVAPEEPLLFLKPNTAVIGPGDAIVRPSISEQTEYEGELAVVIGRVAKNVKAADALDHVLGYTIANDVTARDLQRRDGQWARAKGFDTFCPLGPTISTDFDSSVATIETRVNGEVRQKAPLTDMIHSVEAIIEHASAAFTLLPGDVILTGTPAGVGEFVAGDTVEVEITGLGILRNTVRDAVRAS
- a CDS encoding MFS transporter, with product MTVVALTAAQQAAVQRRTVLVLSTGQVLGGIAFGATVSLGALLAADLSGSDALSGLATASVTLGAALCAIPLARLAARLGRRRALTLGNLFALVGIAVVILAASLRVFPLLLVGILMIGAGNAGNLQSRFAATDLAAPQHRGRDLSIVVWATTIGGVAGPLLLGPGEIVGAAIGMPPQTGSYVFSFVAQCAALVLYLVALRPDPLLAAQGLARAAAAATGQVFADRPVVARYAIFAVAGSHVVMASVMAMTPVHLAHMAHGDHGMAATPADVSALVGITIALHVGGMYALSPLFGILADRWGRLRVVLLGQLLLGGALAFAVFVNDQEWGVMVALILLGLGWSAATVAGAALLTESSAPDLRTRRQGRSDSLMSLSAAAGAVLAGVILSNFQYAGLGIAASVLVIAIVALSPLGVAKR
- a CDS encoding acyl-CoA dehydrogenase family protein, producing MTLTDTTATGLDDRWLGADRPQTSAEWLDRAQQVADILAVDAVERDRANATPHAEVQLLKDSGLVTLLGPTAHGGGGETWETAYKVIRTVARGDGSIGQVLGYHYLWAWAARLVATDDQITAVEELYTSNDLLFGGAVNPRDSDLTIREDGDDLVFSGRKSFSTGGQISDLTVLEGVLEGTDTHIFAIVPTAQEGIVFGDDWDSLGQRLTESGSVEIRDVRVPWASAAGFVDREFTPLVYNTLNVPTIQLVFANFYLGIAQGALETASAYTRTTTRAWPYGGDDKERATDEWYVLEGYGELASKLWADEALLDAAGAEISAVLHAPREELSARRRGEIAVRIAAGKLRIVDDGLQIATTVFELTGARASASSVGLDIFWRNLRTHSLHDPIPYKKREVGAYVLLNDVPEPTWYT
- the gltX gene encoding glutamate--tRNA ligase codes for the protein MATPHPLTTTASGADVRVRFCPSPTGLPHVGMVRTALFNWAYARHTGGKMVFRIEDTDAARDSEESFRQLVDALTWLKIDWDEGVEVGGPHAPYRQSERHEIYRGVIDTLLASGALYESYSTAEEIDARNEAAGRAKQLGYDNFDRDLTDEQKAAFRAEGRQPALRLRAPDEDLTYVDLIRGEVTFPAGSFPDFVVVRPNGIPLYTFVNPVDDALMGITHVLRGEDLMPSTARQLALYAALIDAGVTDFVPRFAHMPLVLGETGNKKLSKRDPQADLFLHRDRGFIHEGLLNYLALLGWSIGPDRDVFSLDEFTEAFDIVNVNPNPARFDQKKAESINGDHIRKLGEKDFAERTVPYLAAAGLFQEPTHEQLVMAFRVAPLVQERVQLLGEVPAMVGFLFTDDISYDADALKGLPANAAEVLDACVAALEPVSEFTPEKIQDALSAALVDTLELKPRVAFGPPRVAITGRRISPPLFESMELLGKDESLRRLRALSEVLAN
- a CDS encoding DUF2087 domain-containing protein; the encoded protein is MDSSNGWRPLIAILANAETRRVAAELMLGGTLDAATASLSPSRRRRVTEAMVRSGLIDADTREFAPDVFREIIESAAVPRQQGRERFLDGTRIRQYPANLDERGELLAWVARGAFADGEVLTEGEVNDRLLDYSADVAVLRRYLVDYQLVERTADGTEYALTGSDPVRATE
- a CDS encoding DNA topoisomerase IB; this translates as MALRRVVPGEEPGIRRIRSGSGFRYVDAADQPVAEADRERIRDLVIPPAWKDVWIAADPLAHIQAVGTDDAGRRQYLYHPLWRAGRDQRKFARALRLAAALPSARAQVTRAINQEGLTRERALAVAFRLLDDAALRIGSERYLVKNGSRGLSTLRRHDVRIDGSTVSLSFPAKSRQLASIEISDAPLAEALSEFAVGSPRAPLLAYRKGRRRVRLSSGEVNGYLKKVTGSAFTAKDFRTLHGTILAADALARIGRLETKNERRRAERLAVQATASALGNTLAVARGSYIDPRVFRQYARGRTLDLTVSPETAIRKLLGR